A genomic segment from Bacteroidales bacterium encodes:
- a CDS encoding 4-hydroxy-tetrahydrodipicolinate synthase: MNEIRGTGVALITPFDKDKNIDTPALIKLVNYVIDGGVDYLVVMGTTAENPVLSNDEKKLVLETVIAANGNRKPIVFGIGGNHSTKVVEEIKTMNNYPDIVAFLSVTPYYNKPNQQGLYAHFEVLAQASKKPIILYNVPGRTGVNMLASTTLRIAHNFSNIVAIKEASGSIEQIMEIIEKKPDSFMVISGDDALTLPLIAVGVEGVISVVANAIPKHFSNMVRWALSDNYKEAKNIHYQVLEFCRLAFAEGNPVGIKNALAQLKIIQNEFRLPLVPASEALSAKIYNWLNNNMV; encoded by the coding sequence ATGAACGAAATACGAGGAACTGGTGTAGCACTTATTACACCCTTCGATAAAGATAAAAATATTGACACTCCGGCATTGATAAAATTAGTAAATTATGTTATAGATGGAGGAGTTGATTATTTAGTTGTAATGGGGACCACCGCCGAAAATCCTGTTTTATCGAACGATGAAAAGAAGCTCGTTTTAGAAACCGTTATTGCTGCAAATGGCAACAGAAAACCTATCGTTTTTGGTATTGGGGGCAACCATTCTACAAAAGTTGTTGAAGAAATAAAAACAATGAATAATTACCCCGATATTGTTGCATTTTTGTCGGTTACGCCTTATTATAATAAACCGAATCAACAAGGTTTATATGCACATTTCGAAGTTTTAGCTCAAGCTTCTAAAAAGCCCATTATATTGTATAATGTCCCTGGTCGAACTGGTGTTAATATGTTGGCTAGCACGACCTTACGTATAGCTCACAATTTTAGCAATATTGTTGCCATTAAAGAAGCTTCGGGCTCAATAGAGCAAATAATGGAAATAATAGAAAAAAAGCCAGATTCGTTTATGGTTATTTCGGGTGACGATGCTCTTACTCTTCCATTAATAGCTGTTGGCGTTGAGGGTGTTATTTCGGTTGTTGCCAATGCTATCCCCAAACACTTTTCAAACATGGTTCGATGGGCCTTGAGTGATAATTACAAAGAGGCTAAAAACATACATTACCAAGTACTTGAGTTTTGTCGTTTAGCATTTGCCGAAGGTAATCCTGTCGGTATAAAAAATGCATTGGCACAATTAAAAATCATTCAAAATGAATTTAGGTTACCTTTAGTTCCTGCTAGCGAAGCCTTAAGTGCTAAAATTTATAATTGGCTAAATAATAATATGGTATAA
- a CDS encoding glycosyltransferase family 9 protein, protein MVKFLIIRFSSIGDIVLTTPIVRCLKSQVDGVEIHYLTKSAFSGLLKDNPYIDKLLVLQPKLSDTIEEIKSESYDYIIDLHHNLRTAIIKNRTHILSFAFPKLNIKKWLYVYFKINKLPSVHVVDRYFETVKIFDVHNDGKGLELFLSPNDEKVLAELPAYLHQGYLAVVVGAKHVTKQMPPSLLISILEKINYPIILLGDINDKKIADEVMLKLRRSDVFNACGSYSIMQSAAIVKHSKVVLTGDTGLMHIAAAFKKNIVSVWGNTVPAFGMYPYLGINQYKVFEVNDLPCRPCSKLGFNQCPKKHFKCMMSQNIQGIVNSLLEYYEKQS, encoded by the coding sequence GTGGTTAAGTTTTTAATTATTCGATTTAGTTCAATTGGGGATATCGTACTTACAACTCCAATTGTTCGTTGCCTAAAAAGCCAGGTTGACGGTGTTGAAATTCATTATTTAACAAAATCAGCCTTTAGTGGTCTTTTAAAAGATAATCCATATATAGATAAATTATTGGTGTTGCAACCGAAGTTATCTGATACGATTGAAGAAATTAAAAGTGAATCGTACGATTATATTATCGATTTACATCATAATTTAAGAACAGCGATTATAAAGAATCGAACTCATATTTTAAGCTTTGCTTTTCCCAAGCTAAATATTAAAAAATGGTTGTATGTTTATTTTAAAATTAACAAATTACCATCGGTACATGTTGTAGATAGATATTTCGAAACGGTAAAAATATTTGATGTTCATAATGATGGTAAAGGGTTAGAATTGTTTTTATCGCCCAACGATGAAAAAGTTCTTGCGGAGTTACCTGCTTATTTGCATCAAGGCTACCTTGCTGTTGTTGTTGGAGCTAAACACGTTACTAAACAAATGCCGCCATCGTTATTAATTTCGATATTAGAAAAAATAAATTATCCGATTATTTTATTAGGTGATATAAATGACAAAAAAATAGCGGATGAAGTTATGCTTAAACTTCGACGAAGCGATGTTTTTAATGCTTGTGGAAGTTATTCTATTATGCAATCGGCAGCGATTGTAAAACATTCAAAGGTTGTTTTAACTGGCGATACAGGTTTAATGCATATAGCTGCTGCATTTAAAAAAAATATTGTATCCGTTTGGGGCAATACGGTTCCTGCTTTTGGTATGTATCCATATTTAGGCATCAATCAATATAAAGTTTTTGAAGTTAACGATTTACCTTGTCGTCCATGTAGTAAATTAGGTTTTAATCAATGTCCTAAAAAGCATTTTAAATGTATGATGAGTCAAAATATACAAGGTATAGTAAATAGTTTACTAGAATATTATGAAAAACAGTCATGA